In one window of Juglans regia cultivar Chandler chromosome 3, Walnut 2.0, whole genome shotgun sequence DNA:
- the LOC108981005 gene encoding early nodulin-like protein 1, giving the protein MELQMHIFISFVLLSCFLSSSLAYKFYVGRRDGWVLYPCKSYSHWAERNRFQVNDTLGTNSMLVVNKDDYYNCNTKNPIKKLEEVDYEFQFERSEPFFFVTGKDQSCEKGHKLIVIVLVVRHW; this is encoded by the exons ATGGAACTTCAGATGCATATCTTCATTTCCTTTGTTCTCCTTTCTTGTTTTCTATCATCTTCCCTTGCCTACAAATTCTATGTAGGCAGAAGAGATGGGTGGGTCTTGTACCCCTGTAAGAGCTACAGTCATTGGGCTGAGAGAAACAGGTTCCAAGTCAATGATACTCTCG GGACGAACTCTATGCTGGTTGTGAACAAAGATGATTACTACAACTGCAACACAAAGAACCCCATCAAGAAATTGGAGGAAGTTGATTATGAGTTCCAGTTTGAAAGGTCTGAGCCATTCTTTTTCGTCACTGGGAAGGACCAAAGTTGTGAGAAAGGACATAAATTGATCGTTATTGTTTTGGTTGTAAGACACTGGTGA
- the LOC108981004 gene encoding lactosylceramide 4-alpha-galactosyltransferase-like, with translation MQEFAYTFDGNKWGHNGPYLVSRVVERVRRRPGYNFTVLPSMAFYPVDWLRISGLFQAPKNQANSKWVKAKLLQLSGETYGVHLWNRQTNRLAIEEGSVMESLISDHCVICQQIHTS, from the coding sequence ATGCAGGAATTTGCATACACATTTGATGGGAATAAATGGGGGCATAATGGTCCCTATTTGGTTTCCAGGGTGGTTGAGAGAGTAAGAAGGAGACCTGGTTACAACTTCACAGTCTTGCCATCAATGGCCTTCTATCCGGTGGATTGGCTTAGGATCAGCGGGCTTTTCCAGGCACCAAAAAACCAGGCCAATTCCAAATGGGTAAAAGCCAAGCTGCTTCAGTTAAGTGGGGAGACTTACGGGGTTCACCTATGGAACAGGCAAACAAACAGATTAGCAATCGAAGAGGGAAGCGTCATGGAAAGTTTAATCTCGGATCACTGTGTTATTTGCCAACAGATACATACTTCTTGA
- the LOC108981006 gene encoding lactosylceramide 4-alpha-galactosyltransferase-like: MQEETDNHHEVVVLDDEKDLPVPPLNVTEEDRIAWLRENISKFDIFKSNNITRLFHGRVLEFFNRDCEAHFFMTWISPAGSFGQREFLAMDSLFKAHPRGCLMILSKSMDSARGYRILKPLLDRGFKVVAVTPDLPFLFKNTPAKAWFNGIRRGEKDPGEIPLAQNLSNLLRLAVLYKYGGIYMDTDFIVLKPLTGLKNSIGAQSMDMESKKWSRLNNAFLAFDMNHPLMFKFMQEFAYTFDGNKWEHNGPYLVSRVVERVRRRPGYNFTVLPSMAFYPVDWLRISGLFQAPKNQANSKWVKAKLLQLSGETYGVHLWNRQTNRLAIEEGSVMESLISDHCVVCQQIHTSLKHQSY; the protein is encoded by the coding sequence ATGCAAGAAGAGACTGATAATCATCatgaagtagtagtacttgACGATGAGAAGGATCTTCCGGTTCCTCCACTGAATGTCACAGAAGAAGACAGGATTGCTTGGTTGCGGGAAAATATATCGAAGTTTGACATTTTCAAGTCAAACAACATCACACGGCTGTTTCATGGTCGGGTTCTGGAGTTCTTCAACCGTGACTGCGAGGCTCACTTCTTCATGACATGGATTTCCCCGGCAGGGTCGTTTGGGCAGAGAGAATTCTTGGCGATGGACAGCCTTTTCAAGGCTCACCCTCGAGGTTGCTTAATGATTTTGTCAAAAAGCATGGACTCTGCAAGAGGATACAGGATTCTAAAACCGCTCCTTGACCGGGGATTCAAAGTCGTCGCAGTGACACCGGACTTGCCATTTCTGTTCAAAAACACGCCGGCCAAAGCTTGGTTTAATGGGATTAGGAGGGGGGAAAAGGACCCCGGCGAGATTCCGTTAGCTCAGAATCTATCCAATCTATTGAGACTTGCAGTTTTATACAAGTATGGAGGCATTTACATGGACACCGATTTCATTGTGCTGAAACCTCTGACTGGGTTGAAGAACTCAATTGGAGCACAGAGCATGGATATGGAGTCCAAGAAATGGAGCAGGTTAAACAACGCATTCTTGGCGTTTGACATGAATCATCCACTTATGTTCAAATTTATGCAGGAATTTGCATACACATTTGATGGGAATAAATGGGAGCATAATGGTCCCTATTTGGTTTCCAGGGTGGTTGAGAGAGTAAGGAGGAGACCTGGTTACAACTTCACAGTCTTGCCATCAATGGCCTTCTATCCGGTGGATTGGCTTAGGATCAGCGGGCTTTTCCAGGCACCGAAAAACCAGGCCAATTCCAAATGGGTAAAAGCCAAGCTGCTTCAGCTAAGTGGGGAGACTTACGGGGTTCACCTATGGAACAGGCAAACAAACAGATTAGCAATCGAAGAGGGAAGCGTCATGGAAAGTTTAATCTCAGATCACTGTGTTGTTTGCCAACAGATACATACTTCCTTGAAACACCAAAGTTACTAA
- the LOC118348041 gene encoding 30S ribosomal protein S31, chloroplastic-like — MASLVLGDPPISSQLLTIPSCKSFSRSKTLGASLSAPSISSLSISTTIPLPTFEQLHKAQFVYLLLGRNEGFGVEDTFDAKEQAQREKTSEATVSLSPTKKDQFEDDASVKIEIDESF, encoded by the exons ATGGCGTCTCTGGTCCTCGGAGATCCTCCTATCTCTTCCCAATTGCTAACTATCCCATCTTGCAAATCTTTCTCTAGGTCCAAAACCCTAGGTGCATCGCTCTCCGCTCCTTCGATTTCTTCTCTCTCGATTTCTACTACAATTCCTCTTCCAACA TTCGAACAACTCCACAAGGCCCAATTCGTCTACCTACTACTAGGAAGAAATGAGGGTTTCGGAGTGGAGGACACCTTTGATGCTAAA GAACAAGCACAAAGGGAAAAGACCTCCGAGGCAACTGTTTCTCTGTCTCCAACAAAGAAAGATCAGTTTGAGGATGATGCAAGTGTCAAGATTGAAATTGACGAGTCTTTCTAG